The region GGACAGGGCGCCGATCAGTATCAGCAGCGGGTAGGCGATCCACACGGAATGCACTTGCGTCATCATCATGACGATCACGCCCATGGCGATGCCGAGCGGAATGACGGTCAGCGATTTGCGCAGCGGAATGAAGCGGGCCGACAGCACGGCGCCGGCCGCCACGCCGATGGCGACCACGCCCACCAGGCTGGTCGCCTTGTCGAACGGCATATTCAAGGATTGCTTGGCCCATTCCAGCACGATCAGCTGCAAGGTGGCGCCGGCGCCCCAGAACAGGGTCGTCACGGCCAGGGTGATCTGGCCCAGCTTGTCTTTCCACAGGATGGAATAGCAATTGGCAAAATCGGTAATCAGTTTGATAGGATTGCGTTCCTGGTGCGGATACACGCAGCCCGTGTCGGGAATCTTCAGGTTGGCCAGCGTGGCGAGGATGTAGATGCCAACCACCACGCACAGGGCCGCTTCCGTCTTGTTGGTGATGCCCGTGTCGATCAGCGGGAAGTCGAAGGACAGCAGCATGTCGGACACGTGGCCGCTGACGAGCGCGCCGCCCATGACGGTGCCGAGGATGATGGAGGTGACGGTCAAGCCTTCGATCCAGCCATTCGCCGCCACCAGCTTTTCCGGCGGCAGCAATTCCGTCAGGATGCCGTACTTGGCGGGCGAGTACACGGCCGCGCCAAAGCCGACGACGGCGTAGGCCAGCAGCGGGTGCACGTGGAAAAAGACGAGGGCGCAGCCAAAGATCTTGACCATGTTGGCGATGAACATGACCTTGCCTTTAGGCAGGGCGTCGGCGAAGGCGCCGACGAAGGCGGCCAGCAGCACGTAGAACAGCACGAACGACAGTTTGAGCAGCGGCGTGATCCACGCCGGGGATTTCATGGACACCAATAAATCGACGGCGACAAAAAAGAGGGCGTTATCTGCCAGCGAGGAAAAGAACTGCGCCGCCATGATGGTATAAAAACCACGATTCATTCTGGAATGCCTGAAATCATATCTGGCTTGCTTTATACCACGAAAAAACGGCAAACCCCAAGTTTGGACGGGCCCGCTTTGCATCGTCTTGCCTAAGCGAAGCTTAATTTTTCTGCCGTAGAAAAATACACATACATATGAGCATTTTATAAATACTGTCGTGTGCGACCATCGTGCACGCCTGCCGACCCGCGTCCGGCCCATCCGGTAAAATACGGCTTTCCCACCTGCCGTGAACGACGCATATGCCCAGGCCCCTGATCGCCACCATCCATCTCGATGCCATGCAACATAATCTGGCGCGTGCCCGCGCCTGCGCGCAAGGCGCGAAGGTCTGGGCCGTGGTGAAGGCGAATGCCTATGGCCATGGCCTGGAGCGGGCGATGCGGGGCTTTGCGCACGCCGATGGCCTGGCGCTGGTCGAGGTCGATTACGCCGTGCGCTTGCGCGAACTGGGCTGGACCAAGCCCATCTTGCTGCTGGAAGGATTTTTCGACGCCAGCGACTTGCCTGTCATGGCGCAGTACGGCTTGAGCGGCAGCGTGCACTGTGTTGAACAGATCGCCATGCTGGAAGCGGCGCGCCTGCCGCGGCCCATCGACGTGCAGCTGAAAATGAATACGGGCATGAACCGCCTGGGTTTCACCCCGCAGGCCGTGGCCGCCGCGTATGCGCGCCTGCGCGCCATGCCGCATGTCGGCACGATCACCCTGATGACGCATTTCGCCAATGCGGACGAAGCGGCGCCCACGCGCATGCCGCTGGCGCAGCAGATGCTGCGCTTCGAGGCGGGCGCGGCCAGCATAGGCACGCCCTTGCCGCGCAGCCTGTGCAATTCGGCCGGCTTGCTGCTGCACCGGCTCGACAGCGACTGGGTGCGCCCCGGCATCATGCTGTACGGCGGCACGCCCAGCGGCGCCCCCGGCGGCACGTCGGCGCAGGCATTCGGCTTGCTGCCCACCATGACCTTGCGCAGTAGCATCATCGGCATCCAGGATATCGCCGCGGGCGAGGTGGTCGGCTATGGCAGCCGCTACGAGGCGGCCGGCAACGTCAAGGTGGGCGTGGTGGCCTGCGGCTACGCGGACGGCTATCCGCGCCACGCGCCCGAGGGCACGCCCGTGCTGGTCGACGGCGTGCGCACCGTGCTCATCGGCAGGGTGTCGATGGACATGCTGATGGTCGACCTCACGCCCGTGCCCGGCGCACGGGTGGGCAGCAGCGTGACCTTATGGGGGCAGGGCATGCCGATCGACGAGGTGGCGCTGGCCGCCGGCACCATCGGCTACGAGCTGATGTGCGCACTGGCGCCGCGCGTGCCCGTGACCGAAGGGTGAGGCAACAGTGACGCGAAGGCGCTGTTTGTATATACTGTATATATAGACAGCAGTTTCACCTTACCGGGCAAAGTACACCATGGCAAAAGTCAAGACCATCTACACCTGCAGCGATTGCGGCGCCATCAGCAATAAATGGATGGGGCAATGCACCTCGTGCAACCAGTGGAATACCATGGTGGAAACCGTGCCCGAGACGGGCGGCAACAACCGCTATTCGAATCCGCAGCACATGTCGCTGGCGCAGACGGCGCCCGTGCTGTCGCTCGACGATATCGACGCCATCGACGTACCCCGTTTCGGCACGGGCATCGAGGAATTCGACCGCGTGCTGGGGGGCGGCATGGTGGCGGGCGGCGTCGTGCTGATCGGCGGCGATCCCGGCATCGGCAAGTCGACCCTGCTGCTGCAGGCGCTGGCGAACATGTCGCACCACAAGCGCGTGCTGTATGTGAGCGGCGAGGAATCGGGCGCGCAGATCGCCCTGCGCGCCAAGCGCCTCGTCATCGACGCCAAGGAACTCAAGCTGCAGGCCGAGATCCAACTCGAGAAGATCCTCGCCACGCTGGCCGACCTGAAGCCGGAAGTGGTGGTCATCGACTCGATCCAGACCGTGTATTCGGACGCCCTCAGCTCGGCGCCCGGTTCCGTGGCGCAGGTGCGCGAGTGTGCCGCGCAGCTCACGCGCGCGGCCAAGCAGACGGGCGTGACCATCATTCTGGTGGGCCACGTGACGAAGGAGGGCGCGCTGGCCGGCCCGCGCGTGCTCGAGCACATCGTCGA is a window of Janthinobacterium sp. 1_2014MBL_MicDiv DNA encoding:
- the radA gene encoding DNA repair protein RadA, which codes for MAKVKTIYTCSDCGAISNKWMGQCTSCNQWNTMVETVPETGGNNRYSNPQHMSLAQTAPVLSLDDIDAIDVPRFGTGIEEFDRVLGGGMVAGGVVLIGGDPGIGKSTLLLQALANMSHHKRVLYVSGEESGAQIALRAKRLVIDAKELKLQAEIQLEKILATLADLKPEVVVIDSIQTVYSDALSSAPGSVAQVRECAAQLTRAAKQTGVTIILVGHVTKEGALAGPRVLEHIVDTVLYFEGDAHSSFRLVRAIKNRFGAVNELGVFAMTEKGLKGVSNPSALFLSQHDNQVPGSCVMVTQEGTRPLLVEIQALVDTSHLPNARRLSVGLEQNRLAMLLAVAHRHAGIAAFDQDVFINAVGGVKITEPAADLAVLLAINSSMRNKPLPRGLVVFGEVGLAGEIRPAPRGQERLREAAKLGFTLAVVPKSNLPKQAIDGIKVIGVERIDEAFNKLRDHE
- the alr gene encoding alanine racemase; amino-acid sequence: MPRPLIATIHLDAMQHNLARARACAQGAKVWAVVKANAYGHGLERAMRGFAHADGLALVEVDYAVRLRELGWTKPILLLEGFFDASDLPVMAQYGLSGSVHCVEQIAMLEAARLPRPIDVQLKMNTGMNRLGFTPQAVAAAYARLRAMPHVGTITLMTHFANADEAAPTRMPLAQQMLRFEAGAASIGTPLPRSLCNSAGLLLHRLDSDWVRPGIMLYGGTPSGAPGGTSAQAFGLLPTMTLRSSIIGIQDIAAGEVVGYGSRYEAAGNVKVGVVACGYADGYPRHAPEGTPVLVDGVRTVLIGRVSMDMLMVDLTPVPGARVGSSVTLWGQGMPIDEVALAAGTIGYELMCALAPRVPVTEG
- the lplT gene encoding lysophospholipid transporter LplT, whose product is MNRGFYTIMAAQFFSSLADNALFFVAVDLLVSMKSPAWITPLLKLSFVLFYVLLAAFVGAFADALPKGKVMFIANMVKIFGCALVFFHVHPLLAYAVVGFGAAVYSPAKYGILTELLPPEKLVAANGWIEGLTVTSIILGTVMGGALVSGHVSDMLLSFDFPLIDTGITNKTEAALCVVVGIYILATLANLKIPDTGCVYPHQERNPIKLITDFANCYSILWKDKLGQITLAVTTLFWGAGATLQLIVLEWAKQSLNMPFDKATSLVGVVAIGVAAGAVLSARFIPLRKSLTVIPLGIAMGVIVMMMTQVHSVWIAYPLLILIGALSGFFVVPMNALLQHRGHVLMSAGHSIAVQNFNENLSILTMLAVYSIMIRLHLPLNIIITLFGLFVAGTMYMIMRKHKLNQAEHDNLSLIGEQKH